CATAAAAAATATATTGCCGCTAAAAAAATAAACGAACTCAATTTTTTGTTGGATACCATTCAGCCAAATAATTGGAATCGCGTTTGTTCGGCTATTAACAAGATATTGAATTATGATCGGGTTTTCGTTTTGCAGATTCAAGAAACAGGGTACAGTTCGGTGATTGCAGAGCATACGGCCAATGGACGGTCTTTTTTCAAAGGCAAGGAATTCTCCAAAGATTTTATGCCCGAGGAAGTCTTGTCTTATTATCGCGGTTATTCGTATCGATACGCTCCCAACATGGACGATCAGGGACAAGAATTCTATTATAAAGATGAGTCCATCGATCCCCTTTCGAGCCTATTATCTCCTCTGCCTGAACTCCATCAACTTTTTTTGAAAGAAATAAATGTTCAAAGTGCCCTTTTTTTTCGAATCTGCATTGATGATGATTTTTGGGGACTTGTGGTTGCGCAGCATGACGAAAAGCGTGTGGTCGACCTACAACAACGAAAACTATGCACGTTTGCCATCCAGGCGGCAACCAGCAAATATGAAAGTCATGTCAAACAGAATCTCTTGGAAAGAACAGAGCTTCTAAAGCTCGCAGAAGAAGAATTAAAGAAAAGTCTCTCTGAAAATAAGATGGTAAATTGTGCCTTGATACAACATATGGACATCCTAACTCAGCTTGTGGATGCAGATGGTTTGGCAATTTTCAATCAGGGCGACGTTTTTAACTATGGGCAGTCTCCTCCTAAAGCACAGTTTTATGAACTCATTCAATTCCTGCAGAAACATACCGACAAAGCCCTCTTTAAAGACTACAACTTTCGTCTAAATCATCAAGAAAACTTTAAAGATAAGCTTGGTTTTGCGGGGCTAATGTATTTAAAGGTAGGCTTGGAGAACGATTATTACATCGTTTGGTTTAGAAGAGAAAATAGCAGTCAGGTCATGCAAATGGAGTTAAAAGAAGAACAGGATGGTAAAAAGCAGCTCAAAATCTGGGAAGATACGCGTTATGATGTTGCCAAGCCATGGAATGATGCTGAAATTAACTTTGTGCTTCGCTTAAATCAAATCATCAAAGAATCCATCTTTGCGAAATTGAAAGAACGCCAGCTCCTCAATGACGAACTTCTCAGCTTAAACAATGAATTGGAAATGTTTACCCATACGCTTTCCCACGATTTGAAAAACCCGCTGTCCATCTTAAAAATGGGTATACAATTTCTTCAGCAACACCCCGACAATATCGATTTTAAAAAAATCAATAAATGGTATCAGAATTTCAGCCGAAGTGTCACCAACATTGAGGATATTATCAACAATATGGTACAATTAAGTCAACACCGATCCAGCATTTTAGACAAAGAGCCACTTCCAATGGCCTACACCATTCAGCGTATATTCCAAGAAAACAGTATTCTATATAACGTCAATAATTGTCGGCCCACTTTTGGTACATTATTGCCTATTTGGGGCGAGAAAAGTGCCGCTTATCAAATTTTTTCCAATTTAATTATCAACGCTATAAAATATTCAGCCCAGTCGGACAGTCCTGTGGTATCCATAGATAGTTCGCATGAAGATGATTATACCCATTATCAAATCAAGGATAATGGAATTGGCATACCCAGTGAACACCTACCGCACATATACGAAATGTTTACAAGGGCGGA
The Sphingobacterium multivorum genome window above contains:
- a CDS encoding GAF domain-containing sensor histidine kinase; translation: MNHTIQSSNQTVIKLQSFGSLVILDRHFTIVGVTESVVNEHYTSEALLGTHFFHSFGHTFGEALLKVRNAVMELLENGQSRHILPIKIKNDRVYVKLRRHDEYLYIEWEQQHKKYIAAKKINELNFLLDTIQPNNWNRVCSAINKILNYDRVFVLQIQETGYSSVIAEHTANGRSFFKGKEFSKDFMPEEVLSYYRGYSYRYAPNMDDQGQEFYYKDESIDPLSSLLSPLPELHQLFLKEINVQSALFFRICIDDDFWGLVVAQHDEKRVVDLQQRKLCTFAIQAATSKYESHVKQNLLERTELLKLAEEELKKSLSENKMVNCALIQHMDILTQLVDADGLAIFNQGDVFNYGQSPPKAQFYELIQFLQKHTDKALFKDYNFRLNHQENFKDKLGFAGLMYLKVGLENDYYIVWFRRENSSQVMQMELKEEQDGKKQLKIWEDTRYDVAKPWNDAEINFVLRLNQIIKESIFAKLKERQLLNDELLSLNNELEMFTHTLSHDLKNPLSILKMGIQFLQQHPDNIDFKKINKWYQNFSRSVTNIEDIINNMVQLSQHRSSILDKEPLPMAYTIQRIFQENSILYNVNNCRPTFGTLLPIWGEKSAAYQIFSNLIINAIKYSAQSDSPVVSIDSSHEDDYTHYQIKDNGIGIPSEHLPHIYEMFTRADNVGSIPGTGIGLSLVKRIMERLGGNIKIESEVGLGTTVHLYFPIVKPFPEQMLLN